The Intestinibaculum porci DNA window TTCAAAAATTGCAAAAGCAAGGCTAAATGCCATTGTTAAACCAGATGCGAACAATACGGCTATTGAAGATTTCTTTGCAACACATGTGCCATTAAAGCATCTACAGGTTGTTGATCAATTTTCTTTGGCACCTCCTGTTGGAAATTTTAGAGACGAAATTGAGATTTTTGAGGATTATGTGAAAAATCCTGAAAACAAGCATCAAATGATTGTCGTATATGGGCAATCAGGAACTGGAAAATCTCATTTGATCAGATGGTTTAAAGAAATGTTAGTTAATGAACAGCTTGATCATGAGGTTATTCTTTACATTTCACGAAGTGACAATACGTTGAAGGGTACAATTAAGCAACTTTTGCAAAAAGAAGAGCTTAGAAATATTGAAGGAAATGAAGAACTTTACAAAAAGCTTAGAAGTGCATCTGAATTTGTTGATGAAAAGAAATTAAAGGATCAAATATATTATCAGTTTGTAGTTGAAGTTCAGAATGATCATTCCATCAATTCTGTGAAACAAAGAAAGATTGCTGCATTTTTAAAAGATGATCGTATAAAAGATTATTTACTTCGGCCAAAAGGACCATTAGAAAGAATCTATTCCAAAATTGACGAAAGAGAGACAATTGTTGATCTTGATGTTAAGGCAGAATTTTATCCAGAGGATTTTTATATTGATTCAGAGCTTTATCAAAAAATTGATCAATATGGAGACCTTAGTGCAAAACGCTTAACCAAAAAATTGTATTCGGATGTCAGCCGTGAAAAAGAAGCTCGTGCATTGTCAAAATATCTTAATGGTTTTGTTGAAGAAGTTATTCAGCACACAACCAATATCGAGCCTGGAGATATTGAACAAATTTTTACGAATATTAGACATCAGTTATTCACTCAAAATAAAAATTTAACGATATTTATTGAAGATATTACTTCTTTTACTGGCGTTGATAAATCATTGCTTAATGCTCTACTAAGAGAAAATGAAGGTGAAGATGAAAAAGAAGAAATATGTCGTATTTCGTCTATTATTGGAAGTACGACGTCGTTTATTCAGGATAAGTTTTTAGATAATCATAAGGACCGTGTTTCTACTTATATTTATATTCCTGATAATCAGTTTGATCAAAAACAATTGTTTGAATTTGTTGGACGATATGTGAACGCGATGTCATTAACAAAAGAGAGATTAAAAGAATGGGTATCAGCAGGGGCACATCCTGAAGATTATCCAGTTCATGAGTGTATAGAAGGAAAAAACTGGGATTATATTATTTCTGATGATCATAAGTTGCCACTTTATCCTTTTAGTAAAAATGCAATCGTTAATTTATACGATACACAGCTTAGAGAAGGTGCAAAGACACCTAGATATATTATAAGAGACATTATTGAGCCTGTAGCTCGAGAAGCTTTAGAAACGCCAGCTATGTTTCCTTCTGAACGTTTCATTTATAGAAAACAGAATGTTGATGTTAATACAATCCTTGACAGAAGAATAGGTGATGATATTTCGAAGCTTGATCGCTTAAAACGATTCATTTATATTTGGGGTAATGGAAAAGCAGATAAGTATGTACAAAATGATATTCAATACATTTCAGGAATTCCTGAAGAAGAATATCAATTATTTGATTTGCCAGTGTTGGATTTAAAAGAATCAAAAGCCGTATTAGAAGAAGAAATACCTGATGTGAGCGATGACTTTGTTGAAGCGCATAAAGTTGAGAAAAAAGTAATATCTGAAAAATCTGCGAATATTTTTGAGATCACTTTAGAACAAGAAAAGAATTTAAAAGAAGTCGAAGAATTATTAGGTGAGTGGCTGCTGGGAAGAATTCTCCTCCCTAAGGGGAATGTTGGTGCAGGAAAGTATATTAATAATGCGAGATCTGACATTAATTCTTATTTATTAGAAACAATTGATTGGCAATTGTACAATGTTTCAATGGATAATGTAAGAAAAATAAAAGACTCAAGTAATGGCTTAATAAAGTTTGCTGGAGAAGATAAAGGGAAACCTGCTCTTTATACCATTCCTATTTCGAATAATGCAGTTCGTTTAATTATGGCTTTTATAAGATGGAATTACCTTGGGAAAAAAGAAAATTTTAATTACTATAACGGAATTGAAGATGCTTATACAATTACAAATTGGAAACGTACTGTAGAAAAAGATATTGTCCATGCAGCTGAATTTATTGATGATCAAGAAGTTCACTATATTGATGCTGCTATTTCAATGAAAATTTTAAACCAAGCATTATTTAATTCAGTTAACATAAAAAATATCCAAAATTATAATTTTGATATGATGTATAAAGCACTTTCGATGTCATCTCATGTTCAACATGCTAAAAAATGGAATGAAGTTGAAAACATGCTTATCAATGATAAGTTAGATGCTGAGAGTATTGATGCAACAGTCAAGCGCTACTTTAACTTAGAACAAGGGAATTCATCGCGTGTATTTGTTATAAAATATCTTGAAGCCACTAAAGCTTTAAAGAATATGAAAAAGAAAAAACTCTTAGTTGATCCATATTCGATTCCTAATGATATTATTAAAAAAAGAAAAGAAATTTATGATCAATATACTAAATACTTTGACAGACTTGAGGCAATTTTAGATGATGAAATGAACAATCTTTTGCCTATAAAAAATGATTGTGAAAATTATTTGCAGGAATTAGATATTGAGGATGATGAGGATTTTGATGATTTTACAAATGACGTTTCTGATTTCTATGATTATGCAAATAGTTTACGCTTTAACATTAGGTTTTCAGCAACTGAAATAAGTGATGATATTAAAAAAATCTTAGATGCAGTAGAAAGAGTGAACGCTGCTGAAAAAGAAGATGCAGTGATTAATAAAATTTTGTTATTAAATAAACCTACAATAGAATATTTAAGTGAGTTACAAGAATATTTTCAAAATATAGGAAGAGATGTGCAAATTGCTGAAGGAGAATTAAACAGAAGAACACAGGAGTTAGACTCATCATTTGCTGAGATCGATGAAATAAAGGAGAATTATCAAAAATCTAGAACTGTATTAAGAAATAGTATTGATATTTTGAAAAGTTTGAGAGGTGATCACTGTGATAATTAGTCGCATTTATGAAATAAATGAGCAGATGAATCATTTAAAAAAGAAAGAACAAGAACGTAACGACATTGAAAAATTAAAAGAATATCAAGTGAAATTTCAATCATTAGTCAATGATGTCAACCAGTTAATTGAAAATATTTCATATCTCAAAAATGTTTTTGATTTTGTTGTTGATGAAAAATTGCTGGAACAATTATTTGAGTTTGTTACGAAATTAGATTGTATGACCAATCTAAATAATTTGAGCGATACATTTTTAACGGAGAAAATAGAGGATTATAAGACAATAAGACAGGCTATTAATAAAATATGGTTTTCATTTCGCTCAAAAAATATCTTAGTGAATATACAGTCTACATTAAATATTGTAAAAAAAATGAATCCGGATCAAGTCTCTATTTATTTAGATCATCTCAAATTAGCAAATAAAGTTGATGTAAAGCATGAGGAATTGATAAAATTTTATAATGCAGTCGAAGAAAGTAAAGATTTTATTAATAGTTTAAACATGAAGCCAGAAGTTATAGATTTTCTAGGAAAAATGAATAATGGAAAAGCAAGATTTGGTGATTTGAATGATTCTGTTAATTTATGGATTAAGGAAAATGGATTGGAACGAAAAATAAAATTATCCTTTTAAAGTGTTTTAGTAATTGTATCTCTTAAGCAAGTTAAGATTCAACGTGTGGGAAAACATCTTGCTAAAAAGGCTGGTCGAAAGAAGATCAGCCTTTTTTGATTACCACTATTACAAGCCTAATTAATGTTATAGATTATTTAATTAAAATAGAAAAATATTAAATATTATAATTATTATCTATGTACTATTTTGTAATACTTCTATTTTTATAGCAGATATACTTATGATTTATTGAAAGCTTTTATAAATATGATAAAATTGTATAAGTAAAGGGGATAAATAAAGTTATTGTTATATGTAGGAGTAAAGAGGTGTGCAAGATGAAGTGTGAGCTGATTGATCAATTATCAAAGCTTCGAAAGCAGTCAGTTGAAGCGGTTGATAATGCAACAGATGAAAATATAGATGATTTTAAAAAATATATTCACGTAAAACGAAATGTGGAAGATGAATTGCGTGAGCTGTTAAAAAAAGTAAATAGTAAAAATCAAAAATCTCTTGTCTTACTATGTGGGAGTGCAGGCGATGGGAAATCTCATTTGATTTACTATTTCAATAGTATCGATCGTGAACATCTTCTTGATGGTTATGAAAAATATAATGATGCAACAGAGAGTTCTGCCCCTGAAAAAACAGCAATGGAAACGCTAGCAGTTAGATTACAGGCATTTGATGATGATCATCTTGAGGATGGCGTAAATACAAAAATGATCATTGCTATAAATTTAGGGACGTTAAACAAGTTTATCGATTCTGAAGAAGGGAAAAAATTTTCTAAGTTAAGAGAATATGTCGAAAGTGAAAGTATCCTTACTAATTCCACAAAGAAAGCAGAATATAAGGAAAATGGCTTTTTTCAGCATGTTTCATTTGCTGATTTTCAGTTATTTTCACTTACTAGCTCTGGTGTAGACACAACTTTCTTACAAAATATATTTCATAAAGTTTTCTCAGAAGAAGCTGAAAATCCATTTTATATGGCTTCACGAGAATGTAAAAAATGTCCATTAAATTCATTTTGTGTGGTAAATCATAATTATCAGTTTATGAAGCGAACAAATGTTCAAAAATCGGTGATCAATCGGCTTCTAGAGGTTGTCCTCAAAGATAAAATGATTATCTCGACAAGAGATGTCTTTAATTTAATATTTGATTCAGTGGTACCACCAGCATTTTCACCGTTAAATTTATCAAATAATGATATCAAAGATAAGGATAAAATGAAAAACTATATTAATGGGACGACACCAATGCTTTTGAGTGAGGTTAAAGATATTTCACCGTTAATGAATCAAATTCAAGCACATAGCGTTCTGAAAAAACGTAGTCAAAAGATCGATAATCAAATTATCGAATTTCACGTTACAAATAATATTGAAAAATATTTCAATGATGTGACACAAAATACACCTTATCACGAGGTGACCAATTTGATGCAATTAAATAATTTTGGAAATGATGTAGAAGCAAAAAAGTGTGTGTTTCAATTCATTGAAAACATTACTGGAATGCTGAGTAATACAGATCTTTCTCAAGATTTTAAGGAATTTATAAATTGTATTTATTTGAGCACAAATCAAAAATATGAAAATGAATTAGAATCTTTTTACACTGATGCGCAAAAAGCAATTGAATGTTGGGAAGGCTCCTTTGGTGAAAATACCATTTGCATTGATGACTCTAACAAGGACTATTGGTTATTGGAGTCTTTGGAATTGAATCAAAATCCAAAGGAAAATAGTGAAGAGAAACATGACTTAGATCGTTTTAAACCGTATATTAACATTTCCTTTACACCTGGTGAACACGAAGAAGCAAGTGAAACAGTATCAATAGATTATCTTCTTTTCAAACTTATAAGAAATATTGGAAAAGGCTATCGACCAACTGTTAAGGATAAAAACTATCATGCAGAGTTTGCTGGTTTTGTTAAAAAATTGTCCGATCAAGGTAAACAAAATAAACAAGTTATGATTAGAAAAAAAGGAAATAAAGATTTAAAATACATCTTTAAAGTAAAACCAGGCAATAAATTTGAGTTTAAGGTGGAAAAATAGATTATGGAGTATAAATTTAGTAAAGCTGAGTTTGATGATGTTTTTAATAATAATAAAAATAATATAAGACATAGACCTGGACATCGCTTTTTAATGTTTCCATTTACTACTAAAGATGCTGATGCTTTAGAAAGTTTTACAAATTGTATTGGTAATTATTTATGCCTAGGGAGAGGCATAAAACCTCAGTTTCAAAATCCTCACGAATTAGTTGAGAGAATGAAAGAAAAAGGTTTATCTATAGAAAAAGATGAAGATACTTTTGAAAATATCATTGAAACATTTTTTTATAAAAAAAGTATTGAAGATGGTGAAGTTGTTTATAAATTTAAACCAATTAATTTGAATTTTATTGAACAAAATTACAGTGATGAATCGACTGAAAAAAAGAATGCAAATTTTGCCTTTGATGTTCTTGGTGACCCAGAGACAATCTCAAAAGATATTAATGAGATTACACAAAGTAAACAGTCATTCAATGCTTTGGAAAAATGCGTTGAAGGTGCTTTAAAAATGAGTACCAGCAAAATTCATCAGGATAAAGCGTATTATAAACTCACTCATGTATTTGATGAAGTTTTTAACGAAGATTTTAATTATGTGATTCATGATCAGACATGTGTTGAAGAATATTTTTCGCTATTTTTTGATTTTTATATTTTTAATTACTGTAGCCAGTCTGTTTTACTTTTAGATCGCTTCACAAATGGTAATAGGAATCAGATGATCCCTTTGTATTACAGTATCCAATGGGAAAAAACTAATCAAAATAGAAAGTGTTATACCAATGGATGGAGAAGTTTGGAAAGAAAAGCGGGTTCTTTATTTGCACATGCAAATGCCTTAGAAATGCTCAATCAGACGGAAGAAATTTTTGAGGAGCCACTTGATTATATAACACTAGAACATTTAGTTGAGACAAATCAATTGGATGATCAGAGTGTTGCTCTTCAAATTGATGAAATAACAAACTATTATAGAAGTTTAATTAGTGATGTTCCTCAAATTTTAAATGTTGAAAAAGACAATATCAGTAAGACGGCAACGGAAGCATCGATCAAATGGCTATATAAGACAATAAGAGTGCAATTTGAAAATTCTCAGCATAGGGGTAGTCGATATAATTCGTATGCGAAATTTTTTGAAAAATTAGCATTAGGCTTTTTAAAGAATCGCGGAAGAAGTGGTAGGGTACTAAACATTTCAGAGGAGTTATTAATCTTTTTAACTAAAATATGTATTAAAGACAAAGAACAAATTAGGCTGGTTGATCTGTTCTCTGAATTTGAACGAAGAGGTGTATTTTTGGATAATAGTTCTAAAAATGCGGTATCTGAATACTATGAAAAATTGAATGTTATAGAGAAAAAGAGTGATAGTGGGGATGCTAAATATGTCAGAAAGATTTTATGATTATATTGCAGATACGATTTTTGGTTATTTTAACCAAAATAACACTGTTCTTCCAGGTAGTCGATATTCATTAAAATTAGATACAATGGATATGGTAGATGGTGTTGATCGAAGTCTAAAGAAATACGCAAAAGAGAGAAATATTTACGAAGAATATGATTTGGGTAACCTAAATTACAAAACTTATACCATTAATCTCGGTGATGATATGAAATTGGTTGTTGCGGCCCAAAGCGGTCAAATGACTGATGATTTCTTCACTACTCTCAGAAATACAAGATTCACAGATCAATTGTTTCCGCTATTGATGATTACATCAACGCAAAATGATTCATTGATTAGTGGTACTGGTGATTTATCTGCAACTGGTATGCCTTTTAACGTAGAAAACATCGTTAAAAGCATTAGTGCTATGATTGATGATGTGCAAGATAAATACATTCAAGAAATTTACAAGCATGAGTTAGCCAAAAAATCACAGGATCGTTTTACTGATCGATCATCATTGTTCGAATATCAGGATCTCATTGTTTCGTTAAAGAAGGGATCATTTGATCATGATGATTTTTATAAGTTCTCTTTATTACCATATGACAAGTTGATCACCACGACGAGAAAAGAAGAAATTAGAAAATTAATTGAGGAAGATGAAAAAGAATTCAATTATTTAGATGATATATTTAAACATAATGATATTCAGGAGTCATTAGAAAACAAATACAAAAAGGATTTTATTGGAAAATTAAAAGAAAAGAAGAAAAACAATGAACCTTGGTATGAAGGGCTTAGTCTAGAACAAGTAAAAAATAGCAAAGTTACAAGAAGTCATCAGCCACTTCAAATAGACGAGGAGTCAATTGTTATTTCAGGAGAAGGATTTGATTCAAAAGAATTCATAAAAGATACTGATTATTTTATTAGAAATGATGGAGAAACTAAAGCAAAATCTCGGCGAAAGAATATACTTATTTTTAATCCTGATTATTATCTTAAAATATACTTTTCATTTAAAACAAATAGGGCAATTTCACAAAGTAATATGACGGTGAAAGGAGATCAAATCAAAAATATTTCCTCAAATAATAAGGAATATAAATTTGAAATGATCTCTGAAAAAATTAATTTTAATAGTATCGATGTTGGTTTAGAGGGTGTTAAGTATAAATTTTCAATTTGTATCGTTAATATTGATCCTGATTATTTCAAATCATTACTGACAAATTATACTATAAGTTCATCACGTATAAACTTAGTGAATTTAAAAGGTAAATTAGTATTTAATCCAGGGAAGGATCATAGAGATGAAGTTAATTTGTATGATTCAATGGCAGAAGGGAATGTATCTTACTATAAGTGTGAATATAATAAAACATTACAAATAAATATTGACGAAGAGAAATGTTTTGTTGAAATGTCCAAACGAAAAGTTAACATTTCTGTTGGCGAGATTGAAATTCCATTTGAAATCAAAAATGGTATTGTTAAGTCAGCAAAATTATCTGGTGTCAAAGTGATGATTCAAAAAATGAAGATGAGGAGCAGTTTTGAGTATCGCAATAATAAGTTATACCATACAACACTTGTTTATGATATTAATGATAATTTAAGAACGCTATTGGAATATGAAAAATTTATTATTGATCACAAAGCATTATATGTTGAAAGTTCATTTTCAAATAATACAGCGGTTGAGATCAATATTGCAGATGAAATCAAAGATGCCTATGATTCATTAATTGATGAGATTGTTAAATTACATACATTGCCTTCACTTGTTTATTATGAAAAGGATTCTGCTGTGAGAAATGCAGCGGAAAACTACATTAAAGTTGTTTCTTATTATTTTAAAAATATTCAAGTGGGTATAGCACTTAATAAAAAAGATAATGATTTACTAAAAGTTGGTGTATTGAAGGATGGTAACAGTTTTTATTTAACACCATTACATCCATTAAATGTACTTTATCAACTGCAGCTTACAGAAGAGACTGGCTGGGAGCAAGTACGGGAAGACATTGTTAAAAAGATGAATGGTTTATTCCTGATGCCATTTATTAAAGATGAAAATGGCGATATTTTTAAAGCCATTGATCAGGAAGTTTCTTTGGAATGGAAAGAATATGCTTTAGAAACTGATGAGAAGTATCATAGTTCTAGAAGTTATATCAGCAAGCTGGTCAATAATAAGATTATGCAGTATCGAAAACATTTCGATTTCCTATTTTCTACATTAGGCAATCTGGAATTCAAGATTAATCTTGTGAATATGGGAGACTGCAGAGAAGTATTGAATGGTCTTTTAGATTATTTTGTGAGTGAAGTTAATCATGTTTCAGATCTGACAGAATTGATGAATTTTACAATTCATGTCTATTCTAACCTAGATTACAATGAATTAAATATTTTATCAGATCAGTCTCGATTGAAAGCTAAACTTGAATCATTGTATTCAAATCAAAATGTCGATATTAATGAGTTACTGCTTATTGCGGCAGATCATATCCATTGCTATTATCACGAAATGGAAGAGGTTAAAAACCTAGAATATTCACATTTAACATTTTATGAGATGGATTCAGATCAGAAATCAACACATTGTAAAATAGAGGAGACAACGACAGGATTATCATTAGGTGGTCTTTTATCGGATGTACCTTCAGTACTATATCAGGATAATTACTACATTACTGGCTTTGGAACGCGTTTTGCATCAAAAGATAACCAGCTCATTGAATTTGCATCTTATTATAATACGTTAATGGCTGTGGCTTATGATCCTGCTCCTTATGATCAGACAGAAGCCTTATATACAAGAGTAGATCGTAACCAGGAAGTTTTACTGGATAGTATTTACAGTATGTCAAACTGGGTGGTCTTTGTTGATCCAAAAGTTGATTTAACATTCTTTAAGCGCACTCATAAAGATGGCTCAGAATTAATGATTATTCATTATAGTGATCAGTATTCTTCAACATCAGGATATGATGATATTACTGTAACAGAAAAATCAAGAGAGTATTGTAATATTATCAAAGAGTACTTTGAAATGAACGCTATTCATATTGAGCAGCAAGGGATTTATGACATTATTAACTTATTTAATGCGGTGAATGGTGATTGGTTATTAAATCTATTGACAATGAAGAACACTACATCAAATAAAGCAAGTAATTATTCAAGAGAAAAAATGAGTCTACTTTCAGCGATTAAATACTGTAAAGCTAAATTTAGACATAAGAATATAACCTGGGTTCCTATTTCACTTGAGGAAATGTTGAGGGTGTCTGGAGCATTGGGTTTATCCAAAAAAGATGGTTTACTCTCAGCTAAGAACTTACAGTTCGATAAGGGAAGCACTAGTGATGATATTCTTATGGTTGGCGTTGAAAATGTCAATGGAGAAGTGAAAGTGTATTTACATCCTGTTGAAGTAAAAATAGGTCAAAATGATGATTCACGCATAAAAAAGGCCAAAGAACAGGTTGAAAATACATATAATGGATTATGGAAGGCTTTTTGGTCCGATGATACGCGTTATGATCTGGAACATAAAGTTTCGCGTAACTTTTTCATTCAATTAGTCATTGTTTCAGCAGAAAAAATGAAATTGTATGAGGCAGATCCTGATGAAAATTGGAATCGAGTACTCAAAGAAAATCGTGAGGCATTGTTGAATGATCAATTCATCTTTAGCAAAGAAATGGATCAGTATGTTGGAAAAGGTACAATTGTATCATTCGATTCAAACACTACTGTAAAATCAGTAGAAGAGCTTGAATCAAATATCTGGAAAGTTGAATTTAGTGAAAGAGACGGTTTTGGGTTTATGACACGTACAGTAAATGAAATATTCTCAATGCTTCAGCAGGATCCAAATGAAGAATATAGCTTACTGTCTGACTCATATGCGGCAAATGGCACAATATCAGGATCTCAACCACTTCAAGACACAAACTCTAGTGAAGAATTACGTAATAACGATAATAATACAAAAATAGTAGCACCTAAACCGATACTAAATGATGTTAAAGCTAATAGCAGCGATAAAGATCACGTAAACTCCGAGATCAAAACAGATTTCGAATACACTCATACTACAGATACAAATCGTGTTTATACAATAGCAGACAATAAAGAAGAATACAGTGTTACAAATGAAGATACTCCATTAAAAGAGAAAGTTAATTCAGAAAAAGTCGATGCTGACAAGCGGGACGAAAGAGTTCCATCAAATGAGCCAAGAAGTATGCAAATAAATTTTGGAACGAATATTTCAAATGGTAAGTCACTTTACTGGTATCCAAACGATACTGATCAATTAACTCATACAAATACAGGTATTATTGGGACTATGGGAACTGGTAAAACACAGTTTACTAAGTCCTTAATTACACAGCTTTACAAAAACCGGAAAGATAACTATTTAGGTGAAGAGTTAGGTATTTTGATTTTTGATTATAAAGGCGATTATAACAAGCCAGATGAAGAAGACGGTTTTGTAGGATTAACAAATGCGAAAAATAGTATTCCTTATGATTTCCCATTCAATCCTTTAGCATTAACGAAACCTAAAGTCTTTAGACCGTTATTGCCTATGCATGTTGCTAATACGTTTAAAGATACTATTTCAAAGGTTTTCCATTTAGGGAATAAGCAGGAAAGCATATTATTTGATTGTATTAAACAGGCTTATATTTCGAAGGGAATAATTCCTTCTGATCCATTAACTTGGGATCGCGAGCCGCCTACCTTCGAAACAGTATTTAAGATTTACAATGAGAATGAAGAGATCAAGAAAAATGATTCTTTAGCGGCGGCAATGAACAAGCTTCACAACTTTCAAGTTTTTGAACCTGACCCTAAAAAGACAAAGTCATTATACGATATTTTACATGGGGTATATGTTATTGAGCTATCTGGCTTTAATGATGATATTCAAAATTTAGTTGTCGCGATTACATTAGATTTATTTTATAATCAGATGCAATCTCAAGGTTCAAGTAAAACGAACGGCCGATATCGCGAACTTACAAAATTTATTTTAGTTGACGAAGCCGATAACTTTATGTCGCAGGATTTTGCTTCATTAAAGAAGATCCTTAAAGAAGGTCGGGAATTTGGTGTTGGCGTTATTTTATCAACACAGTTCCTGAGTCACTTTGGAACAGATGAGGATGATTATTCAAAATATATTCTGACATGGGTTGTTCATAAGGTATCAGATTTGAAAGGTCAGGATGTCGATTATATTTTCGGTGTTGGTAATAAGAGCCCAGAAGAAAAGAAGTTAATGAATGATATTTCTTTCTTAGAGAAGCATCATAGCATTGTAAAGATCGATAATATGGATCCGATTTATATTGAGGATAAGCCATTTTGGAAACTTAAAGAAGAACTAAATCAATCTTCTGATTAAGCATAATGACTATAAGAAAATGAATTGCAGGATGTCTTTTTCTTTACGAGAGATGATTTAGAGGATATACTTACGTAGTATATCCTTTTTGTTTTAGGAGACGCTTCGTTATGGATTATGTATATAAATTTCCTGTTGTAAAAGGTGTTCAAGCGGGTCGTGAATATTATATTGCGATGGTGCCATTAAAGATGATTGAAAAGCTCTTTCCATCAGATAATGAGTATGTAGCACCTGAATTTAGGGCACAAAGACGTTTAAATATTAGTCGAATTCCTGTGATTAGTCGCTATATTCTCGAAAATCGTGAAAGTTATGTGTTTTCGGCTTTAGCAGCATCGATTGATGGTGATTTTAAGTTTATAGAAAGTGAACAAATGAATAATACCGGTATTTTGGAAGTTTCTATGGATGCCAAATTTTTAATCAATGATGGACAGCATCGGCAAGCCGCAATTTTAGAAGCTCTTAAAGAAGATGAATCGTTAAAAGATGAAACGATTTCGATCGTATTTTATAATGATTT harbors:
- a CDS encoding helicase HerA domain-containing protein yields the protein MSERFYDYIADTIFGYFNQNNTVLPGSRYSLKLDTMDMVDGVDRSLKKYAKERNIYEEYDLGNLNYKTYTINLGDDMKLVVAAQSGQMTDDFFTTLRNTRFTDQLFPLLMITSTQNDSLISGTGDLSATGMPFNVENIVKSISAMIDDVQDKYIQEIYKHELAKKSQDRFTDRSSLFEYQDLIVSLKKGSFDHDDFYKFSLLPYDKLITTTRKEEIRKLIEEDEKEFNYLDDIFKHNDIQESLENKYKKDFIGKLKEKKKNNEPWYEGLSLEQVKNSKVTRSHQPLQIDEESIVISGEGFDSKEFIKDTDYFIRNDGETKAKSRRKNILIFNPDYYLKIYFSFKTNRAISQSNMTVKGDQIKNISSNNKEYKFEMISEKINFNSIDVGLEGVKYKFSICIVNIDPDYFKSLLTNYTISSSRINLVNLKGKLVFNPGKDHRDEVNLYDSMAEGNVSYYKCEYNKTLQINIDEEKCFVEMSKRKVNISVGEIEIPFEIKNGIVKSAKLSGVKVMIQKMKMRSSFEYRNNKLYHTTLVYDINDNLRTLLEYEKFIIDHKALYVESSFSNNTAVEINIADEIKDAYDSLIDEIVKLHTLPSLVYYEKDSAVRNAAENYIKVVSYYFKNIQVGIALNKKDNDLLKVGVLKDGNSFYLTPLHPLNVLYQLQLTEETGWEQVREDIVKKMNGLFLMPFIKDENGDIFKAIDQEVSLEWKEYALETDEKYHSSRSYISKLVNNKIMQYRKHFDFLFSTLGNLEFKINLVNMGDCREVLNGLLDYFVSEVNHVSDLTELMNFTIHVYSNLDYNELNILSDQSRLKAKLESLYSNQNVDINELLLIAADHIHCYYHEMEEVKNLEYSHLTFYEMDSDQKSTHCKIEETTTGLSLGGLLSDVPSVLYQDNYYITGFGTRFASKDNQLIEFASYYNTLMAVAYDPAPYDQTEALYTRVDRNQEVLLDSIYSMSNWVVFVDPKVDLTFFKRTHKDGSELMIIHYSDQYSSTSGYDDITVTEKSREYCNIIKEYFEMNAIHIEQQGIYDIINLFNAVNGDWLLNLLTMKNTTSNKASNYSREKMSLLSAIKYCKAKFRHKNITWVPISLEEMLRVSGALGLSKKDGLLSAKNLQFDKGSTSDDILMVGVENVNGEVKVYLHPVEVKIGQNDDSRIKKAKEQVENTYNGLWKAFWSDDTRYDLEHKVSRNFFIQLVIVSAEKMKLYEADPDENWNRVLKENREALLNDQFIFSKEMDQYVGKGTIVSFDSNTTVKSVEELESNIWKVEFSERDGFGFMTRTVNEIFSMLQQDPNEEYSLLSDSYAANGTISGSQPLQDTNSSEELRNNDNNTKIVAPKPILNDVKANSSDKDHVNSEIKTDFEYTHTTDTNRVYTIADNKEEYSVTNEDTPLKEKVNSEKVDADKRDERVPSNEPRSMQINFGTNISNGKSLYWYPNDTDQLTHTNTGIIGTMGTGKTQFTKSLITQLYKNRKDNYLGEELGILIFDYKGDYNKPDEEDGFVGLTNAKNSIPYDFPFNPLALTKPKVFRPLLPMHVANTFKDTISKVFHLGNKQESILFDCIKQAYISKGIIPSDPLTWDREPPTFETVFKIYNENEEIKKNDSLAAAMNKLHNFQVFEPDPKKTKSLYDILHGVYVIELSGFNDDIQNLVVAITLDLFYNQMQSQGSSKTNGRYRELTKFILVDEADNFMSQDFASLKKILKEGREFGVGVILSTQFLSHFGTDEDDYSKYILTWVVHKVSDLKGQDVDYIFGVGNKSPEEKKLMNDISFLEKHHSIVKIDNMDPIYIEDKPFWKLKEELNQSSD